The region CCCATAAATCTTTCACCAGCTTTTATTTCCCCGAAATCTTTGACCCATTGTTAGCTCCCGCCCGTTACGCCCGATGTGTatgcgtgtgtgtgtgtcttctttttctcaCCTTATCTCTGATTGACAAAACTCAGCCCTGAACGGCACATCATGCACCACCGCACCCACTTGTATGCATAAGGTAGGTAGACAGTAaaagcagagagagagagagagacttGACACAGCCCCCAATAAAAGATGACGCAACGCAACGCAACGCCATTTGTTGGTACCGTGAAGAGAAATAGTCATGGAAAATAGACAAGTGCAACCACAAGTGGATTGCCCTTTTTGATACCCTATCCGATCTAACTGCCATCTCACCGATCCAGACAGTTGACAGCCTTTGTCAAAAGCAGGTTTAGAGTAAAAGTACAAACGTGAGGTgctacacacacacacaccaacgggatgatgatgggataCGGAAAGACggaagagatgggatgacaGCTGCCACAGTCCCAGTGATTACGTGCGCTCGGGAATCTCGCATCTAGTATTCCCGACAAAGAGGTAGGTAGGGCGGCAAAGGTTCTGTCAGATTTCCGCGCACTCGATATGCCCACTGGCTGCGGTCATGCTTATTCGCATCTCTTTTTGGGTGGGTGCGTTGTGATCAACCAACCACCTTCACAGCTCCTACCTACCGTAAGGCTCGGTCACCAAGATGGATAGCACACCTCACTGTGACTAAAGTTGTTATAAAAGGTTTTGTAAAAGGTAGATTTGTTGTAAATGATGGTGATAAAGATATGTCGAATGTCAAGTATATACATAAAATTGATTTTGtcgaaaaaaagaaatgatAAATAAAATCCCCTGCAATACTCCATGATAATGCTGGTTTGACGAGAGAAAAataaccccttcccctcccaagTGGAAAAAAATTCCCAAAAAAAATCGAGAGAATGTAATGGTATCTCACCCCCAATCCTGGATAAACCCCATGCCTTGCCTTTGCCTACCTATCCAATATTCCAAAATATGAATGAAATGCCATCCAGAGAGTTGCCTCCTGCCCCATCCCACCAAGTAAAACTCCCTGTAAATGATAATATTCAAACAAACCACACAAAAGAAATCAAAGAGAGACATGCTCAGTATGCCAAACCAAAAAGTCCCTCGCATCATGGCTCATGTTGTACCCCATCGGCACCGGGACCTCGTTCCCATGCACATCGTGCGTCAGCACCAACTCCATCATCGGGCTCTGCGGCAGGCTCTGCATGCTGTCCGTGCTGTTCGGCCTCTTTGCCGAATCAATCGCCAGCCCATTCACATTCTTGTCTTTATCCGAAAACGACTGGCCCATGCTAAACGTCCCACTGCTCACACTCCTCCGGTGCTTCTTGTGGAACTCTGGCGGGGCCAACACTCTACTGGCGATGGAGCTATTCCTCGCAGCGCTGGACCCAGTCTTGGAGGGTGAGTCGCCCATGGGGGGGTCGATCCTCACTATCCCGGGACTGCGCTGTCcgctgatgatgacggtTCGGGGGCTGCTGTTGGGAGTTGACGAGTTGTTTGATGACGGGGAAAGACCGGGTGTTCGAGGCTCGACGGAATGAGCATCAAGTGCGCGGCCCTCGCTGGGTCGGCGGTTGCTGCTCTCTTTTGATGCGCTTGGTCGTCGCTCCGTAGATGTGACGAGTCCACCTGCGGaaacaaacccaaacccgGTGAACCAGGTGTAGATCTCATCCAGCTCGTCCAGCTCCATGTCCGAGGGCTTGGAGTAGTCGGTTGGCTCGCTGAAGAAGTCACCCGCGCCCCCCAAAATTGCCATCTGAAAGGCTGTCCAGTCCAGAGTGTCGTCCACAGCGGCTGCCAGCTTGCCGATCGGGAGGTCGGCCTTGGCCAGCCGGACCGGACCGTGCCTAAAGGTTGGGTGGGTCATGGTGTAAGGGGTGCTGTCGAGATAAACGTAGTCGTCGGTGTTGGCCCTGGTCGTCACTCCGGGCGGCAGCGgcgtcgaggttggtgacAGGATGATGTTTGCATCATCAGGTCCTGTTGCAATAATCTCGGGGATCGTCGGGAGCGGCGGCAGAGTCTTGCTCGGAAGTCGGCGATGCATCGAGGGTTTCTCCTGCGTTGGCACAGGCGTCGTTGGCGTCACCGGCTCGTCGCCAATAATCATGATCGGCAggtctccctcctcctcgtcatcttccAGTCCTGCAGTGGGCGAATCGTGCCTTtgctcgccatcctcctccacaggtTTCTGTTCCGGTTCCTTGTGTTCCGGTTCGATTTCCCTGGCCTGCTCCAGTGTCTGGGCCGCTCTGGATGTTTGACAGTCTTCCCGCTTGATTTCTAACCCCTTGTTGGCAGCAGATGCACGTGGTGCGACCGAATCCTcggccgctgctgctgactcGTCGAGGCTCAGGGGTTCGATGGGAGCCGGGGTAGTGGCTGTGC is a window of Podospora pseudopauciseta strain CBS 411.78 chromosome 1, whole genome shotgun sequence DNA encoding:
- a CDS encoding hypothetical protein (EggNog:ENOG503P335), coding for MLPRSPFKIRKLITQKKAEDGEDIEGSYFNHDDEEMDTLSRIKTWMPPKGLMKRSKPSIDIRRSEDLHNIIGIPPLPDTPQSSTSSLCNYDNGTEHVGSRCSPPRRPTRSPLASPHGSPQRSPQRSPQRSPLLSPQQLEDSPRRRGRSPTCSHTFRDYPQLTPPSSPPQQAEMFPESPSISADVAAKASNETAPRSVLEAGPLGTPSSQMDTPKLFSKDVMQLLHETEQAFKPQQSFSDAKLTDAQLAKFAKPRQSTPMSPAMARRKSQRRSQGSNSLRSTKSVRSVKSPIKATVKTPPSPTPARLPSTSRPKRAKSKKTRRRPVQSARRQSSMWQLTESAKDLFTIRIFHRLEADEMLPESTLREIRMSRAAQWTRSPELGVTHVDKKSTATTPAPIEPLSLDESAAAAEDSVAPRASAANKGLEIKREDCQTSRAAQTLEQAREIEPEHKEPEQKPVEEDGEQRHDSPTAGLEDDEEEGDLPIMIIGDEPVTPTTPVPTQEKPSMHRRLPSKTLPPLPTIPEIIATGPDDANIILSPTSTPLPPGVTTRANTDDYVYLDSTPYTMTHPTFRHGPVRLAKADLPIGKLAAAVDDTLDWTAFQMAILGGAGDFFSEPTDYSKPSDMELDELDEIYTWFTGFGFVSAGGLVTSTERRPSASKESSNRRPSEGRALDAHSVEPRTPGLSPSSNNSSTPNSSPRTVIISGQRSPGIVRIDPPMGDSPSKTGSSAARNSSIASRVLAPPEFHKKHRRSVSSGTFSMGQSFSDKDKNVNGLAIDSAKRPNSTDSMQSLPQSPMMELVLTHDVHGNEVPVPMGYNMSHDARDFLVWHTEHVSL